The following are encoded in a window of Arctopsyche grandis isolate Sample6627 chromosome 2, ASM5162203v2, whole genome shotgun sequence genomic DNA:
- the LOC143922292 gene encoding uncharacterized protein LOC143922292 encodes MTNTTIDKIVEWKNAAYHPQSNGIIERCHRTLKASIKACNTDKWTDVLPMILLGLRSAVREDIGYSQLTQLTYGTTLCLPADLFLNTPPEDASTFAGKLLRTMHQIRPTIQHHGQHKTFVNKHLHDCKYIFLRTDSVCAPLQPPYEGPYNVLRRNSKNMWLDIAGSEKAVSIDRVKPAFLQNLDTPPTSQEKSQPTSQEQPQPAQYETPPETKH; translated from the coding sequence ATGACAAACAcgacgatcgacaaaatcgtcgAGTGGAAGAACGCCGCATACCACCCGCAATCAAACGGAATAATAGAACGATGTCACAGAACACTCAAGGCATCCATCAAAGCCTGCAACACAGACAAATGGACAGACGTTTTGCCCATGATACTACTTGGACTACGATCAGCGGTCAGAGAAGACATTGGCTATTCTCAACTGACACAACTGACATACGGCACAACACTTTGTCTACCAGCAGacctatttttaaatacaccaCCCGAAGACGCATCAACATTTGCCGGAAAACTACTAAGAACCATGCATCAGATAAGACCAACGATACAACACCATGGGCAACACAAAACTTTCGTCAACAAACACCTTCACGACTGCAAATACATCTTCTTAAGGACAGACTCAGTATGCGCACCACTACAACCACCATATGAAGGACCATACAATGTTTTACGACGAAACAGTAAGAACATGTGGTTAGACATAGCCGGTTCAGAAAAAGCAGTATCAATAGACAGAGTTAAGCCCGCATTTCTACAGAACCTGGACACACCGCCAACATCACAAGAAAAGTCACAGCCAACTTCGCAAGAACAACCACAACCAGCACAATATGAGACTCCACCAGAAACAAAACACTGA